In Methanococcoides sp. LMO-2, a single window of DNA contains:
- a CDS encoding ABC transporter permease encodes MKPAKILKISLNMVKGNKLRSWLTIIGVIIGIASVMTVVTTGEFFQDQVTKTLEGFGGDTITIVASTPFQVIDEEEVGADPAEGQEYNEYLEDPDMDSQAKLTRKDVLTLERIPEVEYINVKVESSALLEMGTEETSVWISGVDPKVWEKMATEKIAEGRMLKPGDRNVVVISDSLANEAFKDKKIRLNQMIVLNERSYRVVGILAKGDGLLGGISSMFGSSVYMSCDDVYDLQAEDDAFAKEEGVYDSIEVMLYEGSDVNSVLDEMDEKLKLSRRVDEDTKDFYISSQKEIMEGTNKLITALTAFLAFIAGISLLVGSVGIANTMFTSVLEKTKEIGIMKAIGARNEDILMIFLCNAALIGLVGGLLGILLGTAIVQVIVFLISMQLKIPFAFTLSLKATAVATIVSIGVGLVAGLMPAKNASKLNPVDALRYE; translated from the coding sequence ATGAAACCGGCGAAGATATTAAAGATATCATTGAACATGGTCAAGGGCAACAAGCTGAGAAGCTGGCTTACCATAATTGGAGTTATCATAGGCATAGCCTCTGTTATGACAGTGGTGACCACTGGTGAGTTCTTCCAGGACCAGGTTACAAAGACACTGGAAGGGTTTGGAGGTGATACAATCACCATAGTCGCTTCCACTCCTTTCCAGGTCATCGATGAAGAAGAAGTAGGTGCTGATCCGGCTGAGGGGCAGGAGTACAATGAGTACCTTGAAGACCCTGACATGGATTCACAGGCGAAGCTGACAAGGAAAGATGTACTGACCCTTGAGAGGATCCCTGAGGTCGAGTACATCAATGTCAAAGTGGAAAGCAGTGCATTACTGGAAATGGGCACCGAAGAGACCTCCGTATGGATAAGCGGTGTGGACCCGAAGGTCTGGGAAAAGATGGCCACGGAGAAGATCGCTGAAGGCAGGATGTTAAAACCAGGTGACAGGAATGTTGTTGTGATCTCTGATTCACTTGCTAACGAGGCTTTCAAGGATAAGAAGATAAGGCTTAACCAGATGATCGTCCTGAATGAAAGGTCATACAGGGTTGTCGGTATCCTGGCAAAGGGCGATGGCCTGCTCGGAGGTATTAGCAGTATGTTCGGAAGCAGTGTATACATGTCATGCGACGATGTATATGATCTTCAGGCCGAGGATGATGCTTTTGCAAAAGAGGAAGGGGTCTACGATTCCATTGAAGTGATGCTTTACGAGGGTTCCGATGTGAACTCTGTTCTTGATGAAATGGACGAAAAGCTGAAGTTATCAAGACGTGTCGATGAGGATACAAAGGACTTCTACATCTCCTCACAGAAAGAAATAATGGAAGGTACCAACAAGCTGATCACCGCTCTGACAGCGTTCCTTGCTTTCATTGCAGGCATCTCCCTGCTGGTAGGCTCAGTTGGCATTGCCAACACCATGTTCACTTCAGTGCTTGAGAAGACAAAGGAGATCGGTATAATGAAAGCGATAGGTGCCAGAAATGAGGACATCCTCATGATATTCCTGTGCAATGCTGCCTTAATAGGTCTTGTAGGCGGTCTGCTTGGTATCCTTCTGGGAACGGCCATCGTTCAGGTCATCGTGTTCCTGATCTCCATGCAGCTGAAGATACCATTTGCATTCACACTGAGTCTGAAGGCAACAGCGGTGGCAACCATCGTTTCGATCGGAGTTGGCCTGGTGGCTGGCCTGATGCCTGCAAAGAATGCATCGAAGCTGAATCCGGTGGATGCTTTGAGGTATGAGTAA
- a CDS encoding DMT family transporter, which produces MEDRTKGILYMLMVVAIWGFSFVATKILLNYLDPAIIAFTRFFIATVLLFAICRKRETYSPDEKIYVAIAGFLGITCYYMFENVALTFTTATNSSLISATVPVFFLLTLDVLRKKFSIPIKYIGAFVAFVGVALLILNGKFNLNLNPLGDFLMFGSVFSWVFYTMIIDRMGSRNILIVSRDLTLSGTAFLLPFALYEAQDLRVDIFSQNDLLVVIAAILYLGVFCSALGFLFWNKAIHLAGSSTTTNGIYLLPLVTIIGDSIIIGNVPNIYVMIGAVLVLAGVYLSERS; this is translated from the coding sequence ATGGAAGATCGTACAAAAGGAATTCTTTACATGCTGATGGTCGTTGCCATCTGGGGATTCTCATTCGTTGCCACAAAGATTTTGCTTAATTATCTTGATCCTGCGATCATTGCCTTCACCCGCTTTTTTATTGCCACCGTCCTGTTGTTCGCGATCTGCAGAAAAAGGGAGACCTACAGCCCGGATGAGAAAATATATGTTGCTATCGCCGGATTCCTGGGCATCACCTGTTATTACATGTTCGAGAACGTGGCACTGACATTCACAACAGCCACCAACTCATCCCTGATAAGTGCCACAGTACCGGTCTTCTTCCTGTTGACCTTAGATGTTCTAAGGAAGAAGTTCTCAATACCAATAAAGTATATTGGCGCCTTTGTTGCTTTTGTCGGAGTTGCTTTGCTTATACTGAACGGAAAGTTCAACCTCAATTTGAACCCATTGGGAGACTTCCTGATGTTCGGATCGGTCTTCTCCTGGGTCTTCTACACAATGATCATCGATCGCATGGGTTCAAGGAACATTCTCATTGTTTCACGGGACCTCACATTGTCAGGTACTGCCTTCCTCCTCCCCTTCGCACTTTATGAGGCACAGGACCTGCGGGTAGATATATTCTCACAAAACGATCTGCTGGTGGTCATAGCTGCCATCCTCTACCTGGGAGTTTTCTGCTCAGCACTTGGCTTCCTTTTTTGGAACAAAGCAATACACCTTGCAGGATCAAGCACGACCACCAATGGGATCTACCTACTCCCGCTTGTGACGATAATTGGGGACAGCATAATAATCGGCAATGTTCCGAATATCTATGTTATGATCGGTGCAGTGCTTGTACTTGCAGGAGTTTACCTCTCCGAACGTAGCTGA
- a CDS encoding COG1361 S-layer family protein: protein MAFGQTAMALTNSDRGLIVDLLNQNPDPVKPGDILEIRFSVQNTRSSTTDNVVVELVPKYPFSKVSGQPIIENIGKLGKRYEDENSKVVKFELLVDNNVNAGQYPLEVLVYEQGNRDHASLKQEVMIDVDSESNAEIESISLEKLVPGKKTNLSFVIKNVGNSPLKNAMFSWESTSDLILPVGSSNVKYINFIDIGENATVEYQVLTNVNTKPGLYKLDMTLVYDDVEELQTITQAGTLENQKRKTIESKAGIYIGGTTDFDIVFVEQTMRGDYSFSVSNIGNNKASSVTISIPDQEGWSVNGGSNSVVLGSLQKGDYTIADFGITPDTYGEFLPLKFQIAYTSSDGEREVQDKELSVLASKPVIIQESAKNSGSKSWMVLAFAVACVAGFVFYKKKKL from the coding sequence ATGGCATTCGGACAAACTGCAATGGCCCTGACCAATTCAGACAGGGGCTTGATCGTCGATCTCCTGAACCAGAACCCTGATCCGGTAAAACCCGGTGATATCCTCGAGATCAGGTTTTCCGTCCAGAACACCAGATCAAGTACAACCGATAACGTTGTTGTTGAGCTTGTACCCAAATATCCTTTCAGCAAAGTTTCCGGACAGCCGATCATCGAGAACATCGGTAAGCTTGGAAAACGTTATGAGGATGAGAACAGCAAGGTCGTAAAGTTCGAACTTCTTGTTGATAACAATGTGAATGCAGGTCAATATCCTCTGGAGGTACTGGTCTATGAGCAGGGTAACAGGGATCATGCTTCCCTGAAACAGGAGGTCATGATCGATGTAGACAGTGAATCAAATGCCGAGATCGAATCCATCAGCCTTGAAAAACTTGTTCCGGGGAAGAAGACCAATCTCTCCTTTGTGATAAAGAACGTCGGTAACTCTCCTTTGAAGAACGCAATGTTTTCCTGGGAAAGCACAAGTGACCTTATTCTTCCTGTCGGTTCAAGCAATGTGAAGTACATTAATTTCATCGATATTGGTGAGAATGCCACAGTGGAGTATCAGGTATTGACGAACGTCAACACAAAACCCGGATTATACAAGCTGGATATGACACTTGTTTACGATGATGTGGAGGAACTGCAGACCATCACACAGGCCGGAACGCTGGAGAACCAGAAACGCAAGACAATTGAGAGCAAAGCAGGTATCTACATCGGAGGCACAACTGATTTCGATATCGTTTTCGTTGAGCAGACCATGAGAGGGGATTACTCGTTCTCCGTATCCAACATCGGTAACAACAAGGCAAGTTCGGTGACCATATCCATTCCTGATCAGGAAGGCTGGAGTGTGAACGGTGGGTCGAATTCTGTTGTTCTTGGCAGTCTCCAGAAGGGTGACTACACAATAGCAGATTTTGGCATCACTCCTGATACTTACGGTGAATTCCTTCCACTGAAATTCCAGATCGCATATACCTCAAGTGATGGTGAAAGGGAAGTCCAGGACAAGGAATTGTCAGTTCTTGCATCAAAACCGGTGATAATACAGGAATCCGCTAAAAACAGCGGCTCAAAGAGCTGGATGGTCCTTGCCTTTGCAGTAGCCTGTGTTGCAGGTTTTGTGTTCTATAAGAAGAAAAAGCTCTGA
- the pncB gene encoding nicotinate phosphoribosyltransferase, whose product MIRSILDNDLYKFTMQMAVLELFPDARAGYHFINRGDQRFTAEFVAEMRRTIDEDIVGLALTDEEYLWLKESCPFFKPSYLEYLKNFRFDPSEVSLSLTDDGDLDLWVEGPWHSSILWEIVLMATISELYFTVVEKDWLNRFASNGDDPETTLMNEYGNLMSEMGEELDSNGCIFSEFGTRRRRGFKLHDKVVDVLHRLDSFAGTSNVYLAKKYGVRPIGTIGHEWIMGNSALVGLRNANLFAFENWVKVYKGDLGIALSDTFGSKPFFRNFGLELAKLYDGVRHDSGDPFKFADEVIEHYKKLGIDPMKKSLVFSDSLHVKDAVRLKKYCEGRINCSFGIGTSLTNNSDFFSYSPPLNMVIKLHKIDGIPVVKLSDSVDKATGDRDALRVANYVFGRKGLDD is encoded by the coding sequence GTGATCCGATCGATACTGGACAATGACCTTTACAAGTTCACAATGCAGATGGCTGTGCTGGAACTTTTCCCTGATGCCCGTGCAGGGTATCATTTCATAAACCGGGGAGACCAGCGGTTCACTGCTGAGTTCGTGGCTGAAATGCGCCGGACCATCGATGAGGACATTGTCGGACTGGCATTGACCGATGAGGAATACCTCTGGCTTAAGGAAAGTTGCCCTTTTTTCAAACCATCCTATCTTGAATACCTTAAGAACTTCCGTTTCGATCCTTCAGAAGTGAGCCTGTCCCTCACCGACGATGGCGACCTTGACCTCTGGGTAGAAGGTCCCTGGCACAGTTCCATCCTCTGGGAGATCGTCCTTATGGCTACCATTTCGGAACTCTATTTCACTGTCGTTGAAAAGGACTGGCTGAACAGGTTTGCATCTAATGGCGATGACCCTGAGACAACCTTAATGAACGAGTATGGAAACCTCATGAGCGAGATGGGTGAAGAGCTCGACTCCAATGGATGCATCTTCTCTGAATTTGGAACCCGTCGCCGCAGGGGATTCAAGCTCCACGACAAGGTTGTTGACGTATTGCACAGGTTGGATTCATTTGCAGGCACAAGCAATGTCTATCTTGCCAAAAAATATGGTGTCAGGCCAATAGGAACTATCGGCCATGAATGGATCATGGGCAATTCCGCTCTGGTGGGACTCCGGAATGCAAACCTGTTCGCCTTCGAGAACTGGGTGAAGGTCTACAAAGGTGACCTTGGAATTGCACTGAGCGATACATTCGGGTCAAAACCCTTCTTCAGGAACTTCGGTCTTGAGCTTGCCAAACTCTATGATGGTGTCCGCCATGACAGCGGAGATCCCTTTAAGTTTGCAGATGAGGTCATTGAGCATTACAAAAAGCTGGGAATCGATCCCATGAAGAAGTCACTTGTATTCAGTGATTCCCTTCACGTGAAGGATGCTGTCAGGCTGAAAAAGTATTGTGAAGGCAGGATCAACTGCAGTTTTGGTATAGGTACAAGCCTGACGAACAATTCGGATTTCTTCAGTTACAGCCCACCGCTTAACATGGTGATCAAGCTCCATAAGATAGACGGCATACCTGTGGTGAAACTGAGCGATTCTGTGGATAAGGCCACCGGGGATCGTGATGCTTTGCGGGTTGCCAACTATGTTTTCGGCAGGAAAGGGCTGGACGATTGA